One genomic region from Listeria monocytogenes encodes:
- a CDS encoding ATP-binding cassette domain-containing protein, with product MKVDSLSKKIDGKLLLDKITFEVKPGEIIGIVGRNGVGKTTLFRTIMGFYIPDAGDVYLDEPLSKNPQLKQKLFMLQDNLNCWDGYKIPTIKKFYQKTYPLFDGDKFDNLMKQVNLAKDVKFQNYSKGMKGLFGLVLALSIGAEFILLDEPMEGLDIIAQKKIMGILLEEVEKRKLGIIISSHRLADLDPIADYIHILQDNHIEESYHLESLREQAVKIQIAFENKKIPHFLLENGKVINKYGRVYTILFRDMNTELYAAIKKEKPIFMDELAVTLEDLFIYHLEEQGGEKL from the coding sequence TTAGCAAAAAAATTGACGGAAAACTCTTGCTGGATAAAATAACTTTTGAAGTAAAACCTGGAGAAATTATTGGTATAGTGGGACGAAATGGCGTAGGTAAAACAACGCTTTTTCGAACCATCATGGGCTTTTATATCCCTGATGCAGGGGATGTGTATCTGGATGAGCCATTAAGCAAAAATCCTCAACTAAAGCAAAAACTATTTATGCTTCAAGATAATTTAAATTGTTGGGATGGTTATAAAATCCCGACAATAAAAAAATTCTATCAAAAAACGTACCCACTATTTGATGGAGACAAATTTGATAATTTAATGAAGCAAGTCAACCTAGCAAAAGACGTAAAGTTTCAAAATTATTCAAAGGGAATGAAAGGGCTTTTTGGCCTCGTTCTTGCTCTTTCCATAGGAGCCGAATTTATTCTGCTTGATGAGCCAATGGAGGGACTTGATATAATTGCTCAAAAGAAAATTATGGGCATATTATTAGAAGAAGTGGAGAAGCGGAAATTAGGCATTATTATTTCTTCCCATCGTTTAGCTGATTTAGATCCGATTGCTGACTATATTCATATTTTACAAGATAATCATATTGAAGAGTCTTACCACCTTGAATCACTGCGGGAACAAGCAGTTAAAATTCAAATCGCTTTTGAAAACAAGAAAATCCCACACTTTTTACTGGAAAATGGCAAAGTAATTAATAAGTATGGCCGTGTTTACACCATTTTATTCCGAGATATGAACACAGAATTATACGCAGCAATAAAAAAAGAAAAACCTATTTTCATGGATGAACTCGCAGTCACATTAGAAGACTTGTTTATTTATCATCTAGAAGAACAAGGAGGCGAGAAATTATGA
- a CDS encoding MFS transporter, whose product MNAKRFYPTAIALYFTYFIHGIGVSILGQYKQDFAGVWGADKLSDGTFDVSMVIAVIAALGLGRLLTLPISGPFSDKFGRKPSALIGVGLYAVYFIGLAFAPNMYIAYAFAFVGGAANSFLDTAVTPSVLEIFTKNGAIANMFTKFSISIGQFVLPFAIGMVAAANMSFRTLFVITMALIVIDGLIIAFMPFPPMNNNVGGEKAKPEKMKFNATSWAIIGIGFTCTSTFQLWLNCNQELGKLYGMADPSKIQSFYSLGTMCAILITAVLVKKFILPVRILILYPAIATLMLLIIYIVQTPTICLIGGFVIGYAAAGGVLQLAVSTANEFFPTNKGKITSIVMISSSLANYIVLNVASYITKAGGIEGPKYVLLFNVAITVIGILLAIFVNMRYKNESKIATK is encoded by the coding sequence ATGAACGCAAAAAGATTTTATCCAACAGCAATAGCACTTTATTTTACTTATTTTATTCACGGTATTGGGGTATCCATTCTTGGCCAATACAAACAAGATTTCGCCGGAGTATGGGGAGCAGATAAGCTTTCTGACGGTACATTTGATGTAAGTATGGTTATCGCCGTTATCGCAGCACTTGGTTTAGGGCGCTTGCTGACATTACCAATTTCTGGGCCTTTTTCAGATAAATTTGGACGTAAACCTTCCGCATTAATTGGTGTTGGGTTATACGCAGTTTATTTCATTGGTCTTGCCTTTGCACCGAATATGTATATCGCTTACGCTTTCGCTTTTGTCGGAGGAGCAGCAAACTCATTCTTAGACACAGCTGTAACGCCATCTGTTTTAGAAATTTTCACAAAAAATGGCGCGATTGCCAACATGTTTACTAAATTCTCAATTTCTATCGGACAATTCGTATTACCTTTCGCAATCGGTATGGTTGCGGCGGCAAATATGTCATTCCGTACACTATTCGTTATCACAATGGCTTTAATCGTTATTGACGGCTTAATCATTGCATTTATGCCATTCCCTCCAATGAACAATAATGTTGGCGGCGAAAAAGCAAAACCAGAAAAAATGAAATTCAATGCAACTAGTTGGGCTATTATCGGTATTGGTTTTACTTGTACCTCCACTTTCCAACTCTGGCTAAACTGTAACCAAGAACTTGGAAAATTATACGGCATGGCTGATCCGAGTAAAATTCAATCATTTTATTCATTAGGAACAATGTGCGCAATTTTAATTACCGCTGTTCTCGTGAAGAAATTTATTTTGCCAGTACGTATTCTAATTCTTTATCCAGCGATTGCTACATTAATGCTACTGATTATTTATATCGTACAAACACCTACTATTTGCTTAATTGGTGGATTTGTTATCGGGTACGCTGCTGCAGGTGGAGTTCTACAACTAGCTGTATCTACGGCCAATGAATTTTTCCCAACGAACAAAGGGAAAATCACTTCGATTGTCATGATTTCTTCCAGCTTAGCAAACTATATCGTTTTAAACGTTGCAAGTTATATTACTAAAGCTGGTGGTATCGAAGGTCCAAAATATGTGTTATTATTCAATGTAGCGATAACTGTTATTGGTATCCTACTAGCAATCTTTGTTAATATGCGTTACAAAAACGAATCTAAAATTGCTACTAAATAA
- a CDS encoding shikimate dehydrogenase, producing MENRISGTTRLLGLIGTPIDHSKSPIMYNYSFQKAGLDYAYLAFDTPTEKVTDAIKAIKTFNLRGANVTMPCKSEVLKYMDDLSPAARMIGAVNTIVNEDGKLTGHITDGLGFIANLRDASVDVTGKKMTIIGAGGAATAIQVQCALDGAKEITIFNIKDAFYDKAKQTAASIKQEVPNCIVHIYDLNDTEKLNAEITTSDILVNATLVGMHPNEHETPISDTSVFRKELIVADIIYNPKKTQLLLDAEAAGCKTVGGLGMLLWQGAEAYKLFTGKDMPVSEVRDLYFN from the coding sequence ATGGAAAATAGAATTTCAGGAACGACTAGGCTTCTTGGCTTAATTGGGACACCCATAGACCATTCAAAATCTCCAATCATGTATAATTACAGTTTTCAAAAAGCGGGTTTGGATTATGCTTACCTAGCTTTTGACACACCTACTGAAAAAGTTACTGATGCTATAAAGGCAATCAAGACATTTAATCTGCGTGGTGCAAACGTGACCATGCCTTGTAAAAGTGAAGTTTTAAAATACATGGATGACCTTTCCCCTGCAGCTCGAATGATTGGTGCTGTTAACACTATCGTAAATGAAGACGGGAAACTAACTGGGCATATAACAGACGGTCTTGGTTTTATTGCGAATTTACGAGATGCTAGTGTAGATGTTACCGGCAAAAAAATGACTATAATTGGTGCTGGTGGCGCGGCTACAGCAATCCAAGTCCAGTGCGCACTTGATGGGGCCAAGGAAATCACCATTTTTAATATTAAAGACGCTTTTTATGACAAAGCGAAACAAACTGCTGCTTCTATTAAACAAGAAGTGCCAAATTGCATCGTACATATTTATGATTTGAACGATACAGAAAAACTAAATGCAGAAATTACCACTAGCGATATCCTTGTTAATGCAACACTCGTTGGTATGCATCCGAATGAACATGAAACACCTATTAGCGATACATCCGTTTTTAGAAAAGAACTTATCGTTGCAGATATTATTTATAATCCTAAAAAAACGCAACTTCTACTAGATGCTGAAGCTGCTGGTTGTAAGACTGTAGGCGGGTTAGGAATGCTTTTGTGGCAAGGCGCTGAAGCATACAAATTGTTTACTGGTAAAGATATGCCAGTTTCAGAAGTAAGAGATTTATATTTTAACTAA
- a CDS encoding MFS transporter — translation MKNKYLSTSLGLYMNYFVHGMALIIIAQNIDFLSQKWHTDLAGAAGVVSSFGIGKLLAVFISGRLSDKFGRKLSVILGVFFYIVFLGGILLSPNTIIAYMFGISAGIANSFLDTGTYPALMEAYPKKAASANIIVKAFVQSGQFLLPFMIAFILANNLWYGWSFIVLIVILLINLLYTLTRTFPPMTVGKPLDVAELAEEKKQKFHFSIDEICLILFGFVAQTLLYIMSQWIAKYGSEVIHMTDDASRLLVSYASVGAIICVCVTFVLGNRGVRTLHILITYVTMTMLISFTLFAFPSEIVCIVGAFLLGYFSAGGIIQLGLTLLAEVSARGKGFVTSLYTIAEGIAVFIIPLIAAAISRIDIAAIFLLNAGIALFGLALLMIVFTRKKKFARDHI, via the coding sequence ATGAAAAACAAATATTTATCTACATCACTTGGTCTTTATATGAACTACTTTGTTCATGGTATGGCGTTAATCATCATTGCACAAAATATTGATTTTTTATCTCAAAAATGGCATACAGATTTAGCTGGTGCTGCCGGCGTTGTATCTTCCTTTGGGATTGGTAAATTATTAGCTGTATTTATTTCGGGAAGACTATCCGATAAATTCGGTAGAAAGTTGTCTGTTATTCTCGGCGTGTTTTTCTATATTGTCTTTTTAGGAGGTATATTACTCAGTCCAAACACGATTATTGCTTATATGTTTGGTATTTCTGCGGGGATAGCTAATTCATTCCTAGATACTGGTACCTACCCTGCGCTCATGGAAGCTTATCCAAAAAAAGCCGCTTCTGCCAATATCATTGTTAAAGCATTTGTACAATCTGGTCAATTCCTTTTACCGTTTATGATTGCATTTATTTTGGCAAATAACTTATGGTATGGCTGGAGTTTTATTGTATTAATCGTTATTTTACTAATTAACTTACTATATACTTTGACGCGTACTTTCCCACCGATGACTGTTGGAAAACCACTAGATGTAGCAGAACTTGCCGAAGAGAAAAAGCAGAAGTTTCATTTTAGTATAGATGAAATTTGTTTGATTTTATTTGGTTTTGTAGCTCAAACTCTTCTCTATATTATGAGCCAATGGATTGCTAAATATGGTTCAGAAGTTATTCATATGACAGACGATGCTTCTAGACTACTTGTAAGTTATGCCAGTGTTGGAGCGATTATTTGTGTGTGTGTGACGTTTGTTTTAGGAAACCGCGGCGTACGAACGCTCCATATCTTAATTACTTATGTAACCATGACGATGCTTATCTCCTTTACACTGTTTGCTTTCCCAAGCGAAATCGTATGTATTGTCGGGGCTTTCTTATTGGGCTATTTCTCTGCTGGAGGAATTATCCAATTAGGTCTAACACTACTTGCGGAGGTTTCTGCTCGAGGAAAAGGTTTTGTCACTAGTCTTTATACTATTGCAGAAGGGATAGCTGTATTTATTATCCCCTTGATTGCTGCTGCTATTTCCCGAATTGATATTGCTGCTATCTTTTTACTAAATGCTGGTATTGCGCTTTTCGGTCTCGCTCTCTTAATGATTGTATTTACAAGAAAGAAAAAATTTGCTCGAGATCATATTTAA